A portion of the Cololabis saira isolate AMF1-May2022 chromosome 17, fColSai1.1, whole genome shotgun sequence genome contains these proteins:
- the nckap1 gene encoding nck-associated protein 1 isoform X1, giving the protein MSRGVIQPSQQKLAEKLTILNDRGIGMLTRVYNIKKQGQVWKACGDPKAKPSYLVDKNLESAVKFIVRKFPAVETRNNNQQLAQLQKEKSEILKNLALYYFTFVDVMEFKDHVCELLNTIDACQVFFDITVNFDLTKNYLDLVVTYTTLMIILSRIEERKAIIGLYNYAHEMTHGASDREYPRLGQMIVDYENPLKKMMEEFVPHGKSLSDALISLQMVYPRRNLSADQWRNAQLLSLISAPSTMLNPAQSDTMPCEYLSLDAMEKWIVFGFILCHAALNSDAAALSLWKLALQSSTCLCLFRDEVFHIHKAAEDLFVNIRGYNKRINDIRECKEQALSHAGTMHRERRKFLRSALKELATVLADQPGLLGPKALFVFMALSFARDEIIWLLRHADNIQKKSTDDFIDKHIAELIFYMEELRAHVRKYGPVMQRYYVQYLSGFDAVVLNEMVQNLSVCPEDESIIMSSFVNTMTSLSVKQVEDGEVFDFRGMRLDWFRLQAYTSVSKASLGISDHKELGKMMNTIIFHTKMVDSLVEMLVETSDLSIFCFYSRAFEKMFQQCLELPSQSRHSICFPLLCTHFMSCTHELCPEERHHIGDRSLSLCNMFLDEMAKQARNLITDICTEQCTLSDQLLPKHCAKTISQAVNKKSKKATGKKGEPEREKPGVESMRKNRLLVTNLDKLHTALSELCFSINYVPNLAVWEHTFTPREYLTSHLEIRFTKSIVGMTMYNQATQEIAKPSELLTSVRAYMTVLQSIENYVTIDITRVFNNVLLQQTQHLDSHGEPTITSLYTNWYLETLLRQVSNGHIAYFPAMKAFVNLPTENELTFNAEEYSDISEMRSLSELLGPYGMKFLSESLMWHISSQVAELKKLVVENMEVLAQMRTSFDKPEHMAALFKKLTSVDSVLKRMTIIGVILSFRSLAQEALRDVLSCHIPFLVSSVEDFKDHIPRETDMKVAMNVYELSSAAGLPCEIDPALVVALSSQKSENISPEEEYKIACLLMVFVAVSLPTLASNVMSQYSPAIEGHCNNIHCLAKAINQIAAALFTIHKGSIEDRLKEFLALASSSLLKIGQETDKMTTRNRESVYLLLDMIVQESPFLTMDLLESCFPYVLLRNAYHAVYKQSISANA; this is encoded by the exons CAACAGCTGGCTCAGCTGCAGAAGGAGAAGTCGGAGATTCTGAAGAACCTGGCTCTTTACTATTTTACCTTCGTGGATGTCATGGAGTTCAAG GACCATGTGTGTGAGCTGCTGAACACTATCGACGCCTGTCAGGTCTTCTTTGACATT ACGGTAAACTTTGACCTGACCAAGAACTACCTGGACCTGGTGGTGACGTACACTACTCTGATGATAATCCTTTCTCGCATTGAGGAGAGGAAAGCCATTATTGGACTTTACAACTACGCCCACGAGATGACACACGGAGCCAG TGACAGGGAATACCCCAGGTTGGGCCAGATGATTGTGGATTATGAGAACCCTTTGAAGAAGATGATggaggagtttgttccacatgGAAAG TCTCTTTCAGACGCGTTGATCAGCCTTCAGATGGTCTATCCCAGGAGAAATCTGTCGGCTGACCAGTGGAGGAACGCCCAGCTGCTCTCTCTCATCTCAGCTCCTTCCACGATGCTCAACCCCGCCCAGTCAGACACT ATGCCTTGTGAATACCTGTCACTGGACGCAATGGAGAAGTGGATCGTGT TCGGTTTCATTCTGTGTCACGCGGCGCTGAACAGCGACGCAGCAGCACTGTCTTTGTGGAAGTTGGCTCTGCAGAGCTCCAcctgtctctgcctgttcaGGGACGAAGTCTTTCACATCCACAAGGCGGCTGAAGACCTGTTTGTGAACATCAGAGG GTACAACAAACGCATCAATGACATCAGGGAGTGCAAAGAGCAGGCGCTTTCCCACGC GGGCACCATGCACAGAGAGAGACGCAAGTTCCTCCGATCAGCTCTGAAGGAGCTGGCCACGGTTTTAGCTGACCAGCCCGGACTGCTGGGTCCAAAG GCCTTATTTGTGTTCATGGCGTTGTCGTTTGCCCGCGATGAAATCATCTGGCTCCTCCGACACGCCGACAACATCCAGAAGAAAAGCACGGATGATTTCATAGACAA ACATATAGCAGAGCTGATCTTCTACATGGAGGAGCTCCGAGCTCACGTGAGGAAGTACGGCCCGGTGATGCAGCGATACTACGTCCAATACCTGTCTGGCTTCGACGCCGTGGTGCTGAATGAAATGGTGCAG AACCTGTCCGTGTGTCCGGAGGATGAATCCATAATCATGTCTTCGTTTGTCAACACCATGACGTCTCTCAGTGTCAAACAAG tGGAGGATGGAGAGGTGTTTGACTTCAGAGGAATGAGGCTGGACTGGTTCAGACTGCAG GCCTACACCAGCGTCTCTAAAGCCAGTCTTGGTATCTCCGATCACAAGGAGCTTGGAAAGATGATGAACACCATCATCTTCCACACCAAGATGGTGGATTCCCTGGTAGAGATGCTGGTGGAGACGTCGGACCTGTCTATCTTCTG CTTCTACAGCCGCGCATTCGAGAAAATGTTCCAGCAGTGTTTGGAGCTCCCCTCCCAAAGCCGACACTCCATCTGCTTCCCCCTGCTCTGCACACACTTCATGTCCTGCACGCACGAGCTCTGTCCCGAGGAG CGCCACCACATAGGGGACCGGAGCCTGTCGCTCTGCAACATGTTCCTGGACGAGATGGCCAAACAAGCCCGGAACCTGATCACTGACATCTGCACCGAGCAGTGCACACTCAGCGACCAG CTGCTGCCGAAGCACTGCGCAAAAACCATCAGCCAAGCCGTCAACAAGAAGAGCAAGAAGGCGACGGGGAAGAAGGGGGAGCCGGAGAGGGAGAAGCCAGGGGTGGAGAGCATGAGGAAGAACAGACTCCTGGTTACCAA TCTGGATAAACTCCACACGGCGTTGTCCGAACTCTGCTTCTCCATCAACTACGTTCCCAACCTGGCGGTGTGGGAGCACACGTTCACGCCCCGGGAGTATCTCACCTCACACCTGGAGATCCGATTTACCaa GTCCATAGTGGGGATGACGATGTACAACCAGGCTACGCAGGAGATAGCCAAGCCCAGCGAGCTGCTGACCAGCGTCCGAGCGTACATGACGGTCCTGCAGTCCATAGAGAACTACGTGACCATCGACATCACGCGTGTCTTCAACAACGTCCTGCTGCAGCAGACGCAGCACCTGGACAGCCACGGGGAGCCCACCATCACCAGCTTATACACCAACTG GTACTTGGAGACGCTGCTCCGTCAGGTCAGTAACGGCCACATCGCCTACTTCCCAGCGATGAAGGCCTTCGTCAACCTGCCCACGGAGAACGAGCTGACGTTCAACGCTGAGGAATACTCCGACATCTCTG AGATGCGTTCACTGTCAGAGTTGCTGGGACCGTACGGTATGAAGTTCCTCAGCGAGAGTCTCATGTGGCACATTTCATCACAGGTTGCTGAGCTGAAG AAACTGGTGGTTGAGAACATGGAGGTGTTGGCCCAGATGAGGACCAGCTTCGACAAACCGGAGCACATGGCTGCTCTCTTCAAGAAACTCACAT CGGTGGACAGCGTCTTAAAGAGGATGACCATCATCGGGGTCATTCTGTCCTTCCGCTCTCTGGCTCAGGAGGCTTTGAGAGAC GTGTTGTCGTGTCACATCCCGTTCCTGGTCAGCTCAGTAGAAGACTTCAAGGACCACATCCCCCGAGAGACGGACATGAAG GTGGCCATGAACGTGTACGAGCTGTCCTCGGCGGCGGGGCTGCCCTGTGAGATCGACCCGGCTCTGGTGGTGGCGCTGTCCTCGCAGAAGAGCG AGAACATCAGTCCAGAGGAGGAGTACAAGATTGCCTGTCTGCTGATGGTATTTGTGGCCGTTTCCTTGCCAACGCTCGCCAGCAATGTGATGTCCCAATATAGCCCCGCCATAGAGG gccacTGCAACAACATCCACTGCCTGGCCAAGGCCATCAACCAGATCGCTGCTGCTCTCTTCACCATCCACAAGGGAAGCATAGAGGACCGGCTCAAGGAGTTCCTGGCT tTGGCCTcgtccagtctactgaagatcGGCCAGGAGACGGACAAGATGACGACGCGTAACCGAGAATCGGTCTACCTGCTGCTGGACATG ATCGTCCAGGAGTCTCCGTTCCTGACCATGGACCTGCTGGAGTCCTGCTTCCCCTACGTGCTGCTGCGAAACGCCTACCACGCCGTCTACAAACAGAGCATCAGCGCCAACGCATAG
- the nckap1 gene encoding nck-associated protein 1 isoform X3 — MSRGVIQPSQQKLAEKLTILNDRGIGMLTRVYNIKKACGDPKAKPSYLVDKNLESAVKFIVRKFPAVETRNNNQQLAQLQKEKSEILKNLALYYFTFVDVMEFKDHVCELLNTIDACQVFFDITVNFDLTKNYLDLVVTYTTLMIILSRIEERKAIIGLYNYAHEMTHGASDREYPRLGQMIVDYENPLKKMMEEFVPHGKSLSDALISLQMVYPRRNLSADQWRNAQLLSLISAPSTMLNPAQSDTMPCEYLSLDAMEKWIVFGFILCHAALNSDAAALSLWKLALQSSTCLCLFRDEVFHIHKAAEDLFVNIRGYNKRINDIRECKEQALSHAGTMHRERRKFLRSALKELATVLADQPGLLGPKALFVFMALSFARDEIIWLLRHADNIQKKSTDDFIDKHIAELIFYMEELRAHVRKYGPVMQRYYVQYLSGFDAVVLNEMVQNLSVCPEDESIIMSSFVNTMTSLSVKQVEDGEVFDFRGMRLDWFRLQAYTSVSKASLGISDHKELGKMMNTIIFHTKMVDSLVEMLVETSDLSIFCFYSRAFEKMFQQCLELPSQSRHSICFPLLCTHFMSCTHELCPEERHHIGDRSLSLCNMFLDEMAKQARNLITDICTEQCTLSDQLLPKHCAKTISQAVNKKSKKATGKKGEPEREKPGVESMRKNRLLVTNLDKLHTALSELCFSINYVPNLAVWEHTFTPREYLTSHLEIRFTKSIVGMTMYNQATQEIAKPSELLTSVRAYMTVLQSIENYVTIDITRVFNNVLLQQTQHLDSHGEPTITSLYTNWYLETLLRQVSNGHIAYFPAMKAFVNLPTENELTFNAEEYSDISEMRSLSELLGPYGMKFLSESLMWHISSQVAELKKLVVENMEVLAQMRTSFDKPEHMAALFKKLTSVDSVLKRMTIIGVILSFRSLAQEALRDVLSCHIPFLVSSVEDFKDHIPRETDMKVAMNVYELSSAAGLPCEIDPALVVALSSQKSENISPEEEYKIACLLMVFVAVSLPTLASNVMSQYSPAIEGHCNNIHCLAKAINQIAAALFTIHKGSIEDRLKEFLALASSSLLKIGQETDKMTTRNRESVYLLLDMIVQESPFLTMDLLESCFPYVLLRNAYHAVYKQSISANA, encoded by the exons CAACAGCTGGCTCAGCTGCAGAAGGAGAAGTCGGAGATTCTGAAGAACCTGGCTCTTTACTATTTTACCTTCGTGGATGTCATGGAGTTCAAG GACCATGTGTGTGAGCTGCTGAACACTATCGACGCCTGTCAGGTCTTCTTTGACATT ACGGTAAACTTTGACCTGACCAAGAACTACCTGGACCTGGTGGTGACGTACACTACTCTGATGATAATCCTTTCTCGCATTGAGGAGAGGAAAGCCATTATTGGACTTTACAACTACGCCCACGAGATGACACACGGAGCCAG TGACAGGGAATACCCCAGGTTGGGCCAGATGATTGTGGATTATGAGAACCCTTTGAAGAAGATGATggaggagtttgttccacatgGAAAG TCTCTTTCAGACGCGTTGATCAGCCTTCAGATGGTCTATCCCAGGAGAAATCTGTCGGCTGACCAGTGGAGGAACGCCCAGCTGCTCTCTCTCATCTCAGCTCCTTCCACGATGCTCAACCCCGCCCAGTCAGACACT ATGCCTTGTGAATACCTGTCACTGGACGCAATGGAGAAGTGGATCGTGT TCGGTTTCATTCTGTGTCACGCGGCGCTGAACAGCGACGCAGCAGCACTGTCTTTGTGGAAGTTGGCTCTGCAGAGCTCCAcctgtctctgcctgttcaGGGACGAAGTCTTTCACATCCACAAGGCGGCTGAAGACCTGTTTGTGAACATCAGAGG GTACAACAAACGCATCAATGACATCAGGGAGTGCAAAGAGCAGGCGCTTTCCCACGC GGGCACCATGCACAGAGAGAGACGCAAGTTCCTCCGATCAGCTCTGAAGGAGCTGGCCACGGTTTTAGCTGACCAGCCCGGACTGCTGGGTCCAAAG GCCTTATTTGTGTTCATGGCGTTGTCGTTTGCCCGCGATGAAATCATCTGGCTCCTCCGACACGCCGACAACATCCAGAAGAAAAGCACGGATGATTTCATAGACAA ACATATAGCAGAGCTGATCTTCTACATGGAGGAGCTCCGAGCTCACGTGAGGAAGTACGGCCCGGTGATGCAGCGATACTACGTCCAATACCTGTCTGGCTTCGACGCCGTGGTGCTGAATGAAATGGTGCAG AACCTGTCCGTGTGTCCGGAGGATGAATCCATAATCATGTCTTCGTTTGTCAACACCATGACGTCTCTCAGTGTCAAACAAG tGGAGGATGGAGAGGTGTTTGACTTCAGAGGAATGAGGCTGGACTGGTTCAGACTGCAG GCCTACACCAGCGTCTCTAAAGCCAGTCTTGGTATCTCCGATCACAAGGAGCTTGGAAAGATGATGAACACCATCATCTTCCACACCAAGATGGTGGATTCCCTGGTAGAGATGCTGGTGGAGACGTCGGACCTGTCTATCTTCTG CTTCTACAGCCGCGCATTCGAGAAAATGTTCCAGCAGTGTTTGGAGCTCCCCTCCCAAAGCCGACACTCCATCTGCTTCCCCCTGCTCTGCACACACTTCATGTCCTGCACGCACGAGCTCTGTCCCGAGGAG CGCCACCACATAGGGGACCGGAGCCTGTCGCTCTGCAACATGTTCCTGGACGAGATGGCCAAACAAGCCCGGAACCTGATCACTGACATCTGCACCGAGCAGTGCACACTCAGCGACCAG CTGCTGCCGAAGCACTGCGCAAAAACCATCAGCCAAGCCGTCAACAAGAAGAGCAAGAAGGCGACGGGGAAGAAGGGGGAGCCGGAGAGGGAGAAGCCAGGGGTGGAGAGCATGAGGAAGAACAGACTCCTGGTTACCAA TCTGGATAAACTCCACACGGCGTTGTCCGAACTCTGCTTCTCCATCAACTACGTTCCCAACCTGGCGGTGTGGGAGCACACGTTCACGCCCCGGGAGTATCTCACCTCACACCTGGAGATCCGATTTACCaa GTCCATAGTGGGGATGACGATGTACAACCAGGCTACGCAGGAGATAGCCAAGCCCAGCGAGCTGCTGACCAGCGTCCGAGCGTACATGACGGTCCTGCAGTCCATAGAGAACTACGTGACCATCGACATCACGCGTGTCTTCAACAACGTCCTGCTGCAGCAGACGCAGCACCTGGACAGCCACGGGGAGCCCACCATCACCAGCTTATACACCAACTG GTACTTGGAGACGCTGCTCCGTCAGGTCAGTAACGGCCACATCGCCTACTTCCCAGCGATGAAGGCCTTCGTCAACCTGCCCACGGAGAACGAGCTGACGTTCAACGCTGAGGAATACTCCGACATCTCTG AGATGCGTTCACTGTCAGAGTTGCTGGGACCGTACGGTATGAAGTTCCTCAGCGAGAGTCTCATGTGGCACATTTCATCACAGGTTGCTGAGCTGAAG AAACTGGTGGTTGAGAACATGGAGGTGTTGGCCCAGATGAGGACCAGCTTCGACAAACCGGAGCACATGGCTGCTCTCTTCAAGAAACTCACAT CGGTGGACAGCGTCTTAAAGAGGATGACCATCATCGGGGTCATTCTGTCCTTCCGCTCTCTGGCTCAGGAGGCTTTGAGAGAC GTGTTGTCGTGTCACATCCCGTTCCTGGTCAGCTCAGTAGAAGACTTCAAGGACCACATCCCCCGAGAGACGGACATGAAG GTGGCCATGAACGTGTACGAGCTGTCCTCGGCGGCGGGGCTGCCCTGTGAGATCGACCCGGCTCTGGTGGTGGCGCTGTCCTCGCAGAAGAGCG AGAACATCAGTCCAGAGGAGGAGTACAAGATTGCCTGTCTGCTGATGGTATTTGTGGCCGTTTCCTTGCCAACGCTCGCCAGCAATGTGATGTCCCAATATAGCCCCGCCATAGAGG gccacTGCAACAACATCCACTGCCTGGCCAAGGCCATCAACCAGATCGCTGCTGCTCTCTTCACCATCCACAAGGGAAGCATAGAGGACCGGCTCAAGGAGTTCCTGGCT tTGGCCTcgtccagtctactgaagatcGGCCAGGAGACGGACAAGATGACGACGCGTAACCGAGAATCGGTCTACCTGCTGCTGGACATG ATCGTCCAGGAGTCTCCGTTCCTGACCATGGACCTGCTGGAGTCCTGCTTCCCCTACGTGCTGCTGCGAAACGCCTACCACGCCGTCTACAAACAGAGCATCAGCGCCAACGCATAG
- the nckap1 gene encoding nck-associated protein 1 isoform X2, with the protein MSRGVIQPSQQKLAEKLTILNDRGIGMLTRVYNIKKQGQVWKACGDPKAKPSYLVDKNLESAVKFIVRKFPAVETRNNNLAQLQKEKSEILKNLALYYFTFVDVMEFKDHVCELLNTIDACQVFFDITVNFDLTKNYLDLVVTYTTLMIILSRIEERKAIIGLYNYAHEMTHGASDREYPRLGQMIVDYENPLKKMMEEFVPHGKSLSDALISLQMVYPRRNLSADQWRNAQLLSLISAPSTMLNPAQSDTMPCEYLSLDAMEKWIVFGFILCHAALNSDAAALSLWKLALQSSTCLCLFRDEVFHIHKAAEDLFVNIRGYNKRINDIRECKEQALSHAGTMHRERRKFLRSALKELATVLADQPGLLGPKALFVFMALSFARDEIIWLLRHADNIQKKSTDDFIDKHIAELIFYMEELRAHVRKYGPVMQRYYVQYLSGFDAVVLNEMVQNLSVCPEDESIIMSSFVNTMTSLSVKQVEDGEVFDFRGMRLDWFRLQAYTSVSKASLGISDHKELGKMMNTIIFHTKMVDSLVEMLVETSDLSIFCFYSRAFEKMFQQCLELPSQSRHSICFPLLCTHFMSCTHELCPEERHHIGDRSLSLCNMFLDEMAKQARNLITDICTEQCTLSDQLLPKHCAKTISQAVNKKSKKATGKKGEPEREKPGVESMRKNRLLVTNLDKLHTALSELCFSINYVPNLAVWEHTFTPREYLTSHLEIRFTKSIVGMTMYNQATQEIAKPSELLTSVRAYMTVLQSIENYVTIDITRVFNNVLLQQTQHLDSHGEPTITSLYTNWYLETLLRQVSNGHIAYFPAMKAFVNLPTENELTFNAEEYSDISEMRSLSELLGPYGMKFLSESLMWHISSQVAELKKLVVENMEVLAQMRTSFDKPEHMAALFKKLTSVDSVLKRMTIIGVILSFRSLAQEALRDVLSCHIPFLVSSVEDFKDHIPRETDMKVAMNVYELSSAAGLPCEIDPALVVALSSQKSENISPEEEYKIACLLMVFVAVSLPTLASNVMSQYSPAIEGHCNNIHCLAKAINQIAAALFTIHKGSIEDRLKEFLALASSSLLKIGQETDKMTTRNRESVYLLLDMIVQESPFLTMDLLESCFPYVLLRNAYHAVYKQSISANA; encoded by the exons CTGGCTCAGCTGCAGAAGGAGAAGTCGGAGATTCTGAAGAACCTGGCTCTTTACTATTTTACCTTCGTGGATGTCATGGAGTTCAAG GACCATGTGTGTGAGCTGCTGAACACTATCGACGCCTGTCAGGTCTTCTTTGACATT ACGGTAAACTTTGACCTGACCAAGAACTACCTGGACCTGGTGGTGACGTACACTACTCTGATGATAATCCTTTCTCGCATTGAGGAGAGGAAAGCCATTATTGGACTTTACAACTACGCCCACGAGATGACACACGGAGCCAG TGACAGGGAATACCCCAGGTTGGGCCAGATGATTGTGGATTATGAGAACCCTTTGAAGAAGATGATggaggagtttgttccacatgGAAAG TCTCTTTCAGACGCGTTGATCAGCCTTCAGATGGTCTATCCCAGGAGAAATCTGTCGGCTGACCAGTGGAGGAACGCCCAGCTGCTCTCTCTCATCTCAGCTCCTTCCACGATGCTCAACCCCGCCCAGTCAGACACT ATGCCTTGTGAATACCTGTCACTGGACGCAATGGAGAAGTGGATCGTGT TCGGTTTCATTCTGTGTCACGCGGCGCTGAACAGCGACGCAGCAGCACTGTCTTTGTGGAAGTTGGCTCTGCAGAGCTCCAcctgtctctgcctgttcaGGGACGAAGTCTTTCACATCCACAAGGCGGCTGAAGACCTGTTTGTGAACATCAGAGG GTACAACAAACGCATCAATGACATCAGGGAGTGCAAAGAGCAGGCGCTTTCCCACGC GGGCACCATGCACAGAGAGAGACGCAAGTTCCTCCGATCAGCTCTGAAGGAGCTGGCCACGGTTTTAGCTGACCAGCCCGGACTGCTGGGTCCAAAG GCCTTATTTGTGTTCATGGCGTTGTCGTTTGCCCGCGATGAAATCATCTGGCTCCTCCGACACGCCGACAACATCCAGAAGAAAAGCACGGATGATTTCATAGACAA ACATATAGCAGAGCTGATCTTCTACATGGAGGAGCTCCGAGCTCACGTGAGGAAGTACGGCCCGGTGATGCAGCGATACTACGTCCAATACCTGTCTGGCTTCGACGCCGTGGTGCTGAATGAAATGGTGCAG AACCTGTCCGTGTGTCCGGAGGATGAATCCATAATCATGTCTTCGTTTGTCAACACCATGACGTCTCTCAGTGTCAAACAAG tGGAGGATGGAGAGGTGTTTGACTTCAGAGGAATGAGGCTGGACTGGTTCAGACTGCAG GCCTACACCAGCGTCTCTAAAGCCAGTCTTGGTATCTCCGATCACAAGGAGCTTGGAAAGATGATGAACACCATCATCTTCCACACCAAGATGGTGGATTCCCTGGTAGAGATGCTGGTGGAGACGTCGGACCTGTCTATCTTCTG CTTCTACAGCCGCGCATTCGAGAAAATGTTCCAGCAGTGTTTGGAGCTCCCCTCCCAAAGCCGACACTCCATCTGCTTCCCCCTGCTCTGCACACACTTCATGTCCTGCACGCACGAGCTCTGTCCCGAGGAG CGCCACCACATAGGGGACCGGAGCCTGTCGCTCTGCAACATGTTCCTGGACGAGATGGCCAAACAAGCCCGGAACCTGATCACTGACATCTGCACCGAGCAGTGCACACTCAGCGACCAG CTGCTGCCGAAGCACTGCGCAAAAACCATCAGCCAAGCCGTCAACAAGAAGAGCAAGAAGGCGACGGGGAAGAAGGGGGAGCCGGAGAGGGAGAAGCCAGGGGTGGAGAGCATGAGGAAGAACAGACTCCTGGTTACCAA TCTGGATAAACTCCACACGGCGTTGTCCGAACTCTGCTTCTCCATCAACTACGTTCCCAACCTGGCGGTGTGGGAGCACACGTTCACGCCCCGGGAGTATCTCACCTCACACCTGGAGATCCGATTTACCaa GTCCATAGTGGGGATGACGATGTACAACCAGGCTACGCAGGAGATAGCCAAGCCCAGCGAGCTGCTGACCAGCGTCCGAGCGTACATGACGGTCCTGCAGTCCATAGAGAACTACGTGACCATCGACATCACGCGTGTCTTCAACAACGTCCTGCTGCAGCAGACGCAGCACCTGGACAGCCACGGGGAGCCCACCATCACCAGCTTATACACCAACTG GTACTTGGAGACGCTGCTCCGTCAGGTCAGTAACGGCCACATCGCCTACTTCCCAGCGATGAAGGCCTTCGTCAACCTGCCCACGGAGAACGAGCTGACGTTCAACGCTGAGGAATACTCCGACATCTCTG AGATGCGTTCACTGTCAGAGTTGCTGGGACCGTACGGTATGAAGTTCCTCAGCGAGAGTCTCATGTGGCACATTTCATCACAGGTTGCTGAGCTGAAG AAACTGGTGGTTGAGAACATGGAGGTGTTGGCCCAGATGAGGACCAGCTTCGACAAACCGGAGCACATGGCTGCTCTCTTCAAGAAACTCACAT CGGTGGACAGCGTCTTAAAGAGGATGACCATCATCGGGGTCATTCTGTCCTTCCGCTCTCTGGCTCAGGAGGCTTTGAGAGAC GTGTTGTCGTGTCACATCCCGTTCCTGGTCAGCTCAGTAGAAGACTTCAAGGACCACATCCCCCGAGAGACGGACATGAAG GTGGCCATGAACGTGTACGAGCTGTCCTCGGCGGCGGGGCTGCCCTGTGAGATCGACCCGGCTCTGGTGGTGGCGCTGTCCTCGCAGAAGAGCG AGAACATCAGTCCAGAGGAGGAGTACAAGATTGCCTGTCTGCTGATGGTATTTGTGGCCGTTTCCTTGCCAACGCTCGCCAGCAATGTGATGTCCCAATATAGCCCCGCCATAGAGG gccacTGCAACAACATCCACTGCCTGGCCAAGGCCATCAACCAGATCGCTGCTGCTCTCTTCACCATCCACAAGGGAAGCATAGAGGACCGGCTCAAGGAGTTCCTGGCT tTGGCCTcgtccagtctactgaagatcGGCCAGGAGACGGACAAGATGACGACGCGTAACCGAGAATCGGTCTACCTGCTGCTGGACATG ATCGTCCAGGAGTCTCCGTTCCTGACCATGGACCTGCTGGAGTCCTGCTTCCCCTACGTGCTGCTGCGAAACGCCTACCACGCCGTCTACAAACAGAGCATCAGCGCCAACGCATAG